CTCGACGCGGACGTTCACCGCGACGACGGAGTCGGCGTAGCGCTCGACGACGTCGATGGTGTTGCGTTCGCTCTCGAGGAGCGGTGCATACGTGGACGTGGCCTGCGCCAGGGCCGGCCCCCCGAACGTGGCGAGGGTGACGGCGAGGGCGCCGGCGAGGGCGAGGGTCGAGCGATGTCGGAACATGGGGCCTCCTCGGTGCGGGGTGTGGGTCCGCGAGCGGACCGAAACGTCAGGATGCCATCCGCGTCTGAGAGGATCACGAGTCCCGCATGAACGACGTGAAGGCTCAGCCGCGTGGAGGCGGCGCCGACCCCACGTCCCGCGACCGGGGCCCGGCGCTCGCCTCCAGCATGACGACCGCAGCGACGCCGAGCGCCAGGAACGTCACACCGAGCGCCGCGTCCGCGAGCGACGCCGGGGCGGCCAGCGGGACGACGAGGCCGTCCCCCTGCCACGGCCACACCTTCCGCAGGGCCCCCACCAGGAAGCCCGCCAGGAGGCCGAGGGTCGGGTCGGGGTAGCGGGTCAGGACCCACGCGAGGCCGCGCGCGGCGGCGAGGCCGCCGGCGATCATGCCGAGCGCCAGCGGTACGAGTACGCCCGGGTCGAGGGTGGCGACCGCGTTCAGGACGCGTTCGTACTGCCCCAGGAGGAGCAGCACGAAGGCGCCCGACACGCCGGGAAGCAGCAACGCCGAGACCGCCGCGGCGCCGGACGCTGCCAGCACCAGCGGCCCTCCGGGCGCCTCCATCGGGACGAGGCCGGCGAGGCTCCAGGCGACCGCGGCCCCCAGGGCGGCGGCGCCCCACACCCGCGGACCGGGGCGCGCGACCCGTCGGAAGACGAGCGGTGCGGACGCCGCGATCAGGCCGAAGAAGGCGCCGTAGACCGCCACCTCGTAGCGGGCGAGGGCGAACGACAGGGCGCCGGCGAGGCCCACGATCGCGACCGCCATCCCGGCGGCGAGCGCCGCCAGGAAGCCGCCGTCGACCGCGCGCCAGGCGGCGGCCAGGTGGCCGCGCCGCACCGCGGCGCGGAAGGGTGCGGCGGTGAACGCCGCGAGGGCGCCGATCAGGCGCGGGTAGATCCCGAGGATCAACGCCATCGTGCCGCCCGACACGCCCGGGACGAGGTCGGCGGCGCCGATCCCCAGGCCCCGCGCAGCGGTGGCGAGGGCCGCGCGGCGCGGGCGGCGGGCGTCGGGGGGGGACGAACGAGGCACGGACGGGAACGTAGCACGCGCGGCGACGGGGGCGCGCCCCGTCCCTGCGGTACCCTACGGGCATGAACGACGACGACCTGCGCCGCGGCGACGACGCGCCGGCCGAGGGGACGTCCACCCCGTCCGACGCCGGTCCGGCGGACGCCGCCCCCGGGGTCACGGCCGATCAGCTCGACGCGCTCGCCGCGAACCTCGTGTGGCGGGTCGGACGCACGTCCGACGACGCCCCCGTCACGGTCCGGGTCGGCCTCCCCAGCGCCGCGCACGCGTTCGCCGACCTCCCGAAACTCCGCAACGCCACCGACGCGGAACTGGCCGACGCGCTCGCGTCCGGCGACGTGCGCGTCGAGTGGGTGTCCCCGAAGGCGCGGGGCGCGTGAAGCTCGAACGCCGCGTCGCCTTCGACGTGCCGTCGACGCTGCCGCCCGACCCGGCGATCGCTTTCGTGCGGGACGTCGAGCGAAGCCTCCGGCA
The sequence above is drawn from the Trueperaceae bacterium genome and encodes:
- a CDS encoding DUF368 domain-containing protein, with translation MPRSSPPDARRPRRAALATAARGLGIGAADLVPGVSGGTMALILGIYPRLIGALAAFTAAPFRAAVRRGHLAAAWRAVDGGFLAALAAGMAVAIVGLAGALSFALARYEVAVYGAFFGLIAASAPLVFRRVARPGPRVWGAAALGAAVAWSLAGLVPMEAPGGPLVLAASGAAAVSALLLPGVSGAFVLLLLGQYERVLNAVATLDPGVLVPLALGMIAGGLAAARGLAWVLTRYPDPTLGLLAGFLVGALRKVWPWQGDGLVVPLAAPASLADAALGVTFLALGVAAVVMLEASAGPRSRDVGSAPPPRG
- a CDS encoding DUF3248 domain-containing protein, whose amino-acid sequence is MNDDDLRRGDDAPAEGTSTPSDAGPADAAPGVTADQLDALAANLVWRVGRTSDDAPVTVRVGLPSAAHAFADLPKLRNATDAELADALASGDVRVEWVSPKARGA